A window of Nicotiana sylvestris chromosome 8, ASM39365v2, whole genome shotgun sequence genomic DNA:
AGTTAACGGATCCTCCCCGTGCCTTTTTGGGTTTTGGGAAAGCTACTAAATGTCACATATTTGATTCTTGGGAAAGCTGCTAAATGTCACATATTTGATTCTACATCCTCAGTTTCTATGAGGTGCTCATAAAATATTTATCTGAAGTATGTTCTGCTCCATGCTCGATTTGTCCAGCATGGACGTTAAACATTTTTTTTGAGAATTTTAACTAGTTTTATTAGGATTCTATTCTGCTCCATGCTCGATTTGTCCAGTATGGACGTTAGACATTTTTTTGAGAAGTTAAACTAGTTTTAATAGGATAAGAGGACTTGACAGTTGACGTGAGCATGGATTTGAGTCCTATGGAAAAACATAGATAGTTGTATATTAAGGCCAATCATGGACTTGAACTTGAGTAAGATCACAATACTGGACGATTTGACAGGTACCTTAAGTATCACTTGCTTATAATGAACCAACAACTGTGGAACTTATTGGCTAGTTAGTGGCTTCTCTGTGACAGAAACAATGATAAGGATGGTGCAGTTTAAATGTTATTATTAACTGATTATGGATATAAAACTCATATTAAATGTCTCTGGTATCATTTTGTGATGCTGAAAACAAATATAAGAAAATCTAGTAACCTCTAAGCTGTTGGATAGCCTCAAAGCTACACACAGAGTAGTTAAAGAAAATTCAATGAAGGTAACTTACGCACGAGTAGTTAAAAAAATGCAGTGAAGGCTTGATAAGAAAATCTTTGGAATTGGCTCATACTTCTTTACTCTGGAATGGCATAGACTAATCATTCAGAATTATAATGTTTGCTGTTAAAAATATACAAGGAAAGTTACTGTTACCTTactttacaaaaaattaaaagggAAGTAGTAGTTATTAAACTTTGCCAGATTCCATCTGCAATCAACTCTCTAATAATTAGTATTCTTGCTAGGGAACTCGTATGAATATAAGGAGCATTAATCATAAAGGTTATAGATTTACCattatttacataaaatattaaccatataTTCTACTTGTATGGAAAAAGAATGCTAGAAATCTCATATGCTGAAATTCTTTTTTGTTTCCTCTATGGTAAGAAAACATTTAGTATTGTTGATGCTACAACTTCATAGTATGATTATATAACCAAGAACACTATGATATCCATTTGCACAAACTCATCTAACGCTCCTCTCTATTAACTGATACTCTAAAAGGATTTTCTTTAAAAGGTTATTTAGATGTTAGAAGTTTTTGACTTAGGTAGTTGGAACGATGTTTGGCTAGTAAATTCATCAACTTTCAGATATAATTAACTTATGATATATTAAGTAATAGAGAGCTGGCGTGAACAGCCGATATACATGCGCAAATGAAATTTTTGGAGCGCTGTAAAGAATTTACCAAGGAATTGGTGTACATTTCAGGCATTCGCGTAGTACATATCAATAAAAGCTCATTTTACTACGTATAATAATTTTTTACGCTATCAGTGTAGGTTAATCTTTAATAGTGGGTTAGTTACCATTTTTACTAAGTTACTATTTAATGCTTATCATAGTAATATACCTATAATTATCTTATAAGTGACCTAATGGTGTAACAAAATTTTACACCATCAGTGCATAGAACTTAAACTCATTAATAAGCACTAAATACAGGAATGTCAAGAATGTGATTATTGGGGTAGAAATGAGCATTGAAGAAGGGAAGAAATTGGAGGGGAAGTGCCTAGTGGCCAATTCTAATTTTGGGAGAAATAGTTCGGTTTGAGCATATGGTTGAAGTATCTCCTGTTCTCGTCTTGGGGCACAAATCAATCAATTCGTTTAAGCTTTCCCCTTTAAAATGCTGCAGGTTTTTTTTATAATCTTATCTAATGAAGTTGCATATCTTATTCAAACGTATGGTTATCATAGTTAGATGCCAATACTAAAGTAAAATTTAACGTGTTCTATAATATCTTATCTGAAGAAGAAGTTGCATATCTTATTCAAACGCTTGTTCAAACCATGTGGAGGTGTTTAAAACATGTGCTTTGGCCTACTAGAGGTGCTTTGTTGGGACAACTCTCAACTCTGGTGGCCAGCTTTGCAAAACCGTGCATGTAAAGGCGTCAATTATGTATTACTCGTAAAATATAACCCTGAAACTTACTGAAATTGCCTAAATCTGACTGGAAGCTTAAAAGGGATGAGAGTGATGCATAAATTTGATGACGAAAAAACACTTGAACATGTGCTAATAGTTTGTCCGGGCTATTTGAGGCGGGAATGAATTCATATCATTAGCTTTGTTAAATTTTGTCATTTATCTTGAAGGTGGTAATGGCATAACCTTCATGGCATGATGCAGAGTGAATGCTAGTTTGATCTTTATCGTTAACATCTAGATTTTTAGATGGGCAGGTCTCTTGCTTAATGCATGAAAATCGGATTATTTTATTACTTGAAAGTTCCTTCTACGGTAAGTGTTTATAGTTACATTTTCTTACATTGCATTTCTATTCTTTATTTTTCTTCCTTGGTGCTTTTTTCCGCTAAAACCTACAATTTAATTGCGCTTTGCGCTTAAAGCTCCAACAGACTTTGGCGCTTTTTGCTTTGACTACTCTATTAATGCTTAGCTGAAACTTAAATTTATTCAATCTACTCTGCAGTTCACAGGAAGCAGCTTATGGCGATGAGGGATGGAGAGACCCGGGGAGTCGGGTTAACTTGGACAAATTAAGTGGAAGTGGCTATAGCAAGTGGTTGGTCCTAAAGGATCAGCTTCAAATTGGAGACACTGTGAGATCCAGGAAGCCACCAAACTCATGTAAACCTGAAAACATGGAGGTACCAGGCGGTACCATTGTTGGCATGGAACGAGATACGGAACGAAATGGATTTGTGCTGGTGAGGGTGCATGGCATCCATGATCCTCTTAGAGTTCATGGATCGACATTGGAGCGGGTGACATTTGGCTTGGCTGCAGGAGATTGGGTACGTTTGAAGGCGAACGGTAAGAAACATTCATCGGTAGGCATCCTTCACTCCATTGATCGTGATGGAAGTGTAGCTGTTGCATTCATAGGTTTGGAGACCTTTTGGAAGGGTAACTGCTCCGAGCTTCAGATGGCAGAAGCTTACTGTGCTGGACAGTTTGTAAGGCTGAAGCCTGATATCTTCAGTCCGCGCTTTGAATGGCCCCGAAAGAGAGGTGGTGACTGGGCAACAGGTAGAATTTGTCAGGTGCTACCTAATGGGTGTCTTCTTGTGAACTTTCCTGGTATGCTGGTGTTTGGTGATGAAAATAGCAGCTTTTTGGCTGATCCAGCGGAAGTTGAAATCGTTTCTTTTAACGCTTGCCCTGGTATTGTGAAGAAGTATCAACACCTTGAGGACTTCCACTGGGCTGTTAGACCACTGTTGATTGCGTTAGGCCTATTTACTGCTATGAAGCTTGGCCTTTTTGTTGGCAAGAAAGTCAGGAGATCAAAGGTGAAGACGGGACGCAACCCGGTGATACCCTTTGAAGGTCAACAAGGGGATGCTCAAAATGCTAGCAATGCAGCATGGCTTCCGCCAAAGGTGGCAAATATCATATTCAGAGAAGGGGCTAGTGTAACAACCACCTCTAGGTAGTTCTTAGTCTCTACCAATGCCAAGCTAAGAGGATTGCACTAACATCTACTGGAAGTTGGATGACCTATTTGCGACCTTGGCTTTAGAGAATGCAAAAATTCTATGATAAACAAGTGTTTAAAGATCTGTAAATAGATGGATGGCTGTAAATACACTTTTActgtttatgtatatatatatatttcctccATTATATGACAGTTGTCGGAAGGGGAGCATTGacataactggtaaagttgttgtcatgtgaccaggaggtcacgggttcgaacaGTAGAAATatcctcttgcagaaatgcagggtaagattGCGTACAATAAATCCTTGTGGTTCGGCCTTCTGCGGACCCTGCACATAGCGGAAGTTTGGTGCACTGGGCTGCCTTTTTATATGGCAGTTGTGAGTATGCCTTGTTTAAGCCCTCGAATCATCAGTATATCCATGACAAGAACTCGTTGTCAATCTAGTTTGAACACTTATTTGTAAATCCATCTAATTTGTGACAACCGAATAGTCTGGGGTTCTGGCCCTTGCTAATGAATTCTTTTAGCAAGGATCACTAAAAATGTGCAAGTTCTTTTTGATGATAATACACTAAATAAAGTTGTTAAGTTAAACAGTAGAGTGGTGGTaattgcaaaatctttttggtagTTCTAAAGGAATTACCAAACAACTTGTGCAGAAGCATATTCAAGTGGTCCTGTTTGACCTAAAATGACCAGTTGCTTTAGGTGCACTTGCCATGGTTCTTGATTTTTACCTAAAGAACCAACTCAAATTGTTCTacgtttctttttgttttttgggtTTTACTGTAGTGCAATTTCTTCACGTTCCACTAATCAaagtgaaaaggaaaagaaaaagttaCTAGTAATTCGATTCCCCCTATTCTTTTGTCTTCGCAAGTTATGCCACAATTGCTGGAATGTATTACACCAGATGAAATTGGTTACACTAGTTGTATTATGGGGTTTTTCTCATTGCACATGGATAAACTTTTGTATCCAGCCCGGCTAAGGATCAACTCCTCTGAAGTTCCTAAAATTCAGTGTAATTTCAAATATTAATTTTAAatcttaaaaataaattttacatgtttaAACAAACtagataaaaatatatacatcaCATGATCACAATTTTAATGAAAAAATTGGAGTCAATTTAAAAAGTTGGCCAACTCTCCAATTAGTAACATTTTTTCTTCCTAATTAATAATAAGATCATTTTATTGTCGAATAATTATCCAATGGCTTTTCATTAATCATGAGATAGCAACTCCTTAGAAAAACTCATCCTGACCAAGAAATTACAAGCTGAAACTGTTTCTCCCTCCACTTCTCCATATGAATTTACCAAAAGAAGCATCAAGCACAAAAGGCACTAGAATAAGATGTTTTCTCTGAATTCTCACTATCATCACAAAGGAGAAACAAAACAAAGTATCACCAATGTTCCAGCAAGGCACAATAAAAAACTTGTATTTGGGACGTAATCCAACGTACAAAAGAGCTAAAATAACAAACAAATTTTGTAAGCTCATCCGCGACTATAGCAAGCAAATGGTTAGAGGCATGTATAGAGAATTGTCATTAATTTCATGAAACTTTATTGGGGGCATAAAAGGCCAGCTTCTTTCACCAGCTGCTCAGTCAACGCTGAAAGCCGGGCCAATTCCGTGTAGACTTCAGCAAGACACTCACCACTGCTAGCAACGTTTGCTGCAGTTCCCGGGCTATCACCCAACAAAAGGCTGCTATTGTAGTCAGCCTCGACGCTCAAACTAGCTTTATTCAAAAGCTCACGGCTCAGTTCAGCGAGTTTCTGGAGAGCAGTAGTTGCAGCTTCAACTTCCAATTGAGCTGCCTCGAGTTGGAGCTTTTCAATTGCCAGATCCCCAGTACTCTTTTCACCTATTCTTTCCTGTACCAAAGCATAAAGTTGCCTCAGGTCATCTGCATCTCGAGTCATTTCCttcattttatttatttcttcCTCCCTATCATCTAATTTTTGACGAACCATTTTGAGCTCCTCCTCTTTGAGTTTTAGAGCCCTTTGGGCTGCAAGAGCTTCCATTTCTCTACTCCTCAGGCTTTCTCTGGTTAACTCGAGTTCATTTTCAAGCTGGTTCTTTTGCCACCTAAAAGTATCAGTTGATTTCTCCACCAGCTGAGATGACCACGTTTCATCAGCATGACTGAGTGGGCTCAACACATCATCCTTAACAGAGATAACCAGTTTGTTAGTCAGGTCTACTATACGTTCCACAACGGTCTCAGCTTCTGAATATTTCATTTTTGTATCATTTAACTCATCTTGCATTGTCTGCATGGATTCGTCTTTTTCTTTCAACATAGTTGTTGCCTGAATAAGTTGCACTTCTTGACTGCTCATGAGCACCCTCAGCTCAGCTATTTCCTGATTTAGTTCATCTAACGTCTTTCTTGAATCCAGAAGTTCCTTGTCTTTTTCTTCCAACATCAGCTGAAGAGAAGAGCACTCAGACTTCAAGTGCTGAATCTCTAATCTAGCATCTACTAGCTCTGACTCTTTAACCTGAAGAAGATCCTGTGTTTCTCCAAACTCTGCCCTCTTACGGTCAAGCTCCTCTTGGAGAGTAGATTTTTCCTTCAAAGCTGCTAGCAGAGAAGACTTCTCATTATTCAATTCATTCTGCAATTCCTCAATGAGCTCCTTTTCCATGGAtaaatccctttcaagttctcTGTTTCGAGCCTCAGCAACCATAAGTTTCACTTTCTCACTCTCTACCTCAATTTGAGCTTCTTTCAAACTTGTCATGTAAGCCATAACACTTCTTCTTTGCTCTTCAAGCTCTCTGAGACGCTCTTCTAATAGATTTTCCTGCTCCTCCATTTTCTCTCTAGAGGATGTCAAAGCTCTCTGAGATGAGGTTAACTCGGACCTTACATCGGCAAGTAGCTTCTTCACTCTTCTGAAATCCTCAAGGGTCTCATTTGCTTCGCCGCCATATTTAGATGTTTCCTCTTCcaatttcttcatttctttctttgCTACGAGCCAATCCATTGCCTGCTTCTCCAAGTTGGATTTGACAACTTTAAGTTTCTCTTCTTCAGTTTTCTGCATCATCAAGAAGTCTTCTagctctttctctttctcttgaATTTTGCTTCGGAGATTTTGTAGTTCCACCTCCTGTCTTTGAACTACTTCATTTGCAGCATCAAGTAGCTCAGCCTTGGTTCTGAGTTCTGATTCAATGTTAGCAGCTTCATTGCTTTTAGTCTTCAACTCGTCCttcattttatttatttcatCTGCTTTTGAATCTAGGGCTGTTTGTGCAGCAGATATCTCTTGATCTCTCTCCTTGAGACGAAACTTTAGATCCTCAATTTCAGCAGCTTGAGATGCTAAGGTAAGATTAGCCTGCCTTAGCTCGTCTTCCAGTTTTTCCTGCCTAGAACTAGCAGCTGCAATCTCTTCCTCACGTTGCTCCAATTCCAATTTTGCATGGTTTACTTCATTGTATTCTATCAAGACTTTTCTCTCCGTATCTTGAAgatcttcttccttcttcttcaaggCTGCAAGAGCATCCAGCAAATCAGACTCCAGTTCGCCAAGATCCAGTCCCAGCTCAGCGACCTGAGGAAGATAAGGATTTCTGCCTATCTGTTCTTCTAGTTTCTGGGTCTGGGCAAACAACCTCTCAAGAAGAACCCTTGCAGGCTCAGTTGCTCCATTACCGTTGATATTTGATTTCCTGTTATCCAAGACTGACCTGACAATTCTGGAGGAAGGACCCCGTCCACAATGAGCTGTCATAAGCACTAATCTCTTCTTCTTCCATTTGGGCCTCACAAAGCAGAACTGTACACAAACACAAGTCAGTAATTACACCATAATATCATCATCCACAGAGCTTCctacttttttttaaataaaaaaaatgacaaacCCCTCATCTATTCCTTCATGCCCAGTACAATTCATATAGTACATACTGACCAGTGATAAGCAAGAGATGATGTAAAAGACCAAGGCATGATAAGATAAGAGTTCCAACGCAGCAATTCAATTTTATAGTATCATACAGGTAAAATAACTGAATCAATTTTACTCCTTGGCACAGTGAATCACTCCAGTACATTGCACAATGACTAGTCAACTTCTATGATATGCAAGCAAGAGGCTCACATTTATAtcttaattttctttttttagcttctcctctttttccttttgtaaGATGAGGTGAAATTCATCAACAAGGAAAGGAGTTGATTATTTCATTTTTCAACCCTCATCCATCCCCACAACTCTGGGTAAAAAATTAAGAGTGAGAGACGTCTCGTATACTCTCCTTATGATTTCTTGcatcctttttattcttttttataaGGTAAGGTCTGGTTTCTGGCGTCCCATGATCATAACAATCTGCCACTGCCTTgttcaaactttattttaacTTTTATTCATACAACAATTGGCCATGGATAGAGCATAAAGGATATAGAGGATTCATATAGTTGACACCCAACTAATTTGGATTGAGGTCCGGTTGATTGGTTCATTGATTTCATCCATATACTCACTGAAAGAAATTGATAGGGAACATTGATTCCCCAGCAAACTTCAATAGACAAAACAAGATCCATTTAAATATGCAATTGTATACTTTCCCATTCTGAACAAGTGAACCTTGTTTCAACCTCCAAGCAAATTCTAAAGATGTACTTAATAAGTAAATGGAATCCTATGCACACATTTAATGACCATATCAGCCGCAGTCCTACTATGCCCGATAATTAAGATCTGTCCTTTGGAGTTTACATCACTCAGACCCATCTTAAGAACCAAAAATAGTAGTGCCAAAATGATAGATGCCAAGAAAAACAAAATCCTTGGACGCATAATGGATCTTCAAGTACTATTTTTGCATCTACATGACCAAATCCTCCTACTATGCAATATTTCTCTCTAGATTCAAATAGTAGCACAATAAATTTCACTCTTCTCAACTCAACCATTAATTGTTCTAATCCTTATTGTCATTTACAAACTTTCACAACAATTTCAATCTCAGTTACTTTTGGTTGCATGAAATGTCTATTtaacaaacaaaaaaattaatCGAAACTATCTATATCTTATTATGATTGTCTATTGGTGCATTATTCATATTAAGACGTAATTATTTCAATAATTGATAAATAAAAGAGTAATACACAACAAAGAGAGTTCTATAATATTGCTAGCTGCAGTAAATTCCTTTctgttttttgtttcttttatcctTTTTTTAATTATTACCTAAAACCGTAGCAAACTTCGGCAAATACCTTCACAAAAATAGGTATTCATGATCCCATCTTTATTTTtcccaacattaacaatttcagTAGAAAAAACTAAAATGTAAAATCGTTAAGCAGCATAAGCAATACAAAAAGTCAAGTGCAAAAATAaggagaaaacaaaaaaaaaaaaaaaaaaaaagaagaagagattttCACCTCCGTTTGCTGGTGAATAGAGGAAAACGATAAAGAGGCGCGCAACGCCATAATTCACCTCGAAAGCACATCTGCTTGCTGACAAAACTTCACTAATATATAAAAATTCATAAATGATAGGGATATGATGTGTTGTTGGTATATATGAAGCTCGAAGTCGAGGTAATGTAACAATGGCGGAGTTGCAGAAGAGGAAAAAAGAGAAGGCTCACATTAGCAGAATAAGTCGTTCAATGGTAAGTTGCGCCGTGTAATAAGGATCATATTGTTATTCATGTGCTTGCTCTATACTTTattagaagaaagaaaaagaaaaaaaaaagaagaggatttTACGTGTGAAGTGTGTGAACTAGTGGTGCTAGAGATTCCATCTCATTTTCTTTTATAATTTTCCTAAAACTTTCTTTTTGGAGGTCGGCCAAGTCAGAAATAAGTACTAAATTATCTTAAATGCATAATAATTAATACTATTTGTTTTTACGTACTATATTATACACTACCTTCATTTCAATTTATttgaacttatttgattcaaaatttaagaaaaaatagaAGACTTTTAAACTTGCAATATAAagtgaggcacatatattttatgtggttataaattattttcaaatatgaaAATAGATCATTTTTTGGCACAGACTAAAAAAAAGTTCATATAAATTAAAATTGAGAGAGTAATCATTTACAGTTAATAATTAATACTCCATGTATTATCATTTCAATCGATCACTTAATAGTGGTAAATAAGTACTCAAATTATTTATCTACATTTCTCTTTTATATGCCCCTTAAAAAATATGAATTAGAAGGGATTCTGaactattttatatttatttatgtcttaagataTAAATTCTCATCATtggatatttattttatttatgtattATCTTTATTTTCAAGAACAAGTACTATTAAGgataaaatatgaagaaaaaaataattttatcttgaacttttaaaatgataaataatttgacataattatttttagaaattaatgACAGATAATTTGAGATGGATCGATGGAATATAATCGATCACTTAGTGGGGTCAATTGGGCGATCTAAAAGTGAATAGCCTGTTATATTAATTAATCTTTTTTTGTTAAAGAGTTACATTAAACAGTAGAAAATATGATTAAAGAAAGAGTAGATGATTCTGGAAATAGAAGATGATATGAAAAGATGGGTTTTGGATAATGCATTTGGAACTTCTAACTGTCCGATGGTTGGTTCTTAGTTCACAATTTGAAAACTACTATTTGTGGGATTTGAATTGGGAATTTTTGTAATGTAGCTAAAAATAATGAATTTGCTTATATTGGAAAGAAGCAAATAATGGGATGAAGTTGAATTGTGGTCGAGGCCGACTCATGTTTACTGACACGTGGAATTGCTTATTGCCACTTCTCATATATACTACGAAAAGACAAAGGTTAATGAAAAGTGTTAATAACATTTAGTGGTGACTCTCTTCTTGATGTTTATGTCACATGATTGCTGGGACCTTCTTTATCATGAGAgcttaggggtcatttggtggtTGGGATAAGCGATCATAATTTCGGTATAAAATACAGAATTATTTTGTCCCACATTAAGTTATATGTATTAATTAGTTTCAAAAACTGTTTTATACCGAAATGATCGGATCAGCTATTTCATATAGAAGGTGAAATAACCTTGAAATACCCTTGTTTATCCCATTCCACCAACCAAATGATCTCTCAGAGAACAAGAAAGCAAACAATTGTCACTGATGTATGGGTGAAAAATTTCATTTTATGTGTTTGACCTGGTCAACAGCAATAAAGCCTTTGAAGTCTGAGGCGAGTCAACCTGACCCTAAAAGGTCAAGATCAGGTTAGAAAGATAAATCATAGTCGAGATCGAGATGGCTTAGCAGAAGACAAGGACAAGACGAGCACCCGATTTCAGTACCAAGTGACGACCAATTTAGGATTTAGATTCCCTAAGGAATACTCCACCGAATAATCCTTTCTGTTATCTTATCTAGGGTTTTGTGGCCCATGTatccttataaataggaagagatatagTTCAAGAAGGGGATCGAACATTTTGTAAAGAATATCATTGACATTCTTTGTGCAAGATTCTCTCTTTACTGAATAGAAACAATGCCTAACTTTACACTTCTTTTCTTTTACCATTCTCTCCCGATCCAAGAAGAATCGGAATATTCAACTGCTTATCACCATCCATCATTGTAAGAAAGCATATTGAAAAATCTCACCATTGTCGAATGAACTTTATCTCATTTATTACTTAAAAGTCATTTATTATCATTCATTATTGCCCTTTAGGTGTATAAGCTTTTATTGCTCATCATTGTTTCAAGATAATATTGCCTAATACTACACATTAAATATTCGCTCTAAAAGTGATAGATCTGCTACTGAATATTGATATTGACTATGattaaccttttttttttttataaatctaACTGCATTAAAGCCTAGATCTAATTTTTTGGGTCATATAGTTTGGCACTGTCTGTGAGGATTTTATAGTCAAACCATCAGTTTTCATTCAGATCTACAATATTCAATAACTTTTTAACCTAACGTACTGTAAAGCTATCCTTTTTCCTTTACATACAAAGAATCCATGGCAAGTAACCAGGGAAGGATCGACCAAGTAAATGGAACAAGAGCAATGGACAACGTCCCACTCAACCTAACGAGTGCCATCGACGAATGGTTCGAAACTCAAGATGAAGGAGTAAACCCTACGGTATCCCCCAGGTTAGGGAAGTCATTGACACCTTTCTATAGCACAACCAAACCAAACGAAAAAGTGGCTTTCACATCCGCAAAAGAAGGAGCACCACCCACTATGAAAAAAGCTTCTAAAGGCTTGGCTAACCGACATTTTGGTCAATGTGATGAGCAAGCAAGCCCCGTGTACGAATGAGGAAACCTCAAGGATCCCTGTAGCACAGCGTAAAAATGGACGAGACGACTAACCGAACCCTCATACTTCAGGTAGTATCCAAACAATAGCTGATAGTGCAAGTGATAGCGTCCTCACAGCCGTGTTAAACAGAATGGAAGAAATGGAGAACGAGAACATAGCTCTCAAGGAACAAATGAAGGAGCACCAAGAACGGGTAGCAAGATACTAGGTGCCCCCAAATTGATACCAAAAAGAGATGCCGGCAGGTTCGTGGAATAGCCGTACAGGAAAGAAGCAACTCCTCATGTCAtaccaaaaaatttcaaaatactCATGTACCTCAGAATCTATGATGGGCAACTGATCCTGAGGACCATGTGATCTATTACGTCACCACAATGAAAGGCAACTACCTCACAAAATAACATGCGTCTTCCATATTATTAAAAAAGTTCGGTGAAACCCTCACATTAGGGGAATTTACATGGTATTCGCAGTTGCTGGCTTATTTCATAGAAACATTCAAAGAGATGGCGGGCAAGTTCGTAATGGCAGATGCTTGGGCCAAGAAAGTTGAAACAAGGGTAAATGATAGCTTCGCCATCAGAC
This region includes:
- the LOC104218429 gene encoding uncharacterized protein is translated as MALRASLSFSSIHQQTEFCFVRPKWKKKRLVLMTAHCGRGPSSRIVRSVLDNRKSNINGNGATEPARVLLERLFAQTQKLEEQIGRNPYLPQVAELGLDLGELESDLLDALAALKKKEEDLQDTERKVLIEYNEVNHAKLELEQREEEIAAASSRQEKLEDELRQANLTLASQAAEIEDLKFRLKERDQEISAAQTALDSKADEINKMKDELKTKSNEAANIESELRTKAELLDAANEVVQRQEVELQNLRSKIQEKEKELEDFLMMQKTEEEKLKVVKSNLEKQAMDWLVAKKEMKKLEEETSKYGGEANETLEDFRRVKKLLADVRSELTSSQRALTSSREKMEEQENLLEERLRELEEQRRSVMAYMTSLKEAQIEVESEKVKLMVAEARNRELERDLSMEKELIEELQNELNNEKSSLLAALKEKSTLQEELDRKRAEFGETQDLLQVKESELVDARLEIQHLKSECSSLQLMLEEKDKELLDSRKTLDELNQEIAELRVLMSSQEVQLIQATTMLKEKDESMQTMQDELNDTKMKYSEAETVVERIVDLTNKLVISVKDDVLSPLSHADETWSSQLVEKSTDTFRWQKNQLENELELTRESLRSREMEALAAQRALKLKEEELKMVRQKLDDREEEINKMKEMTRDADDLRQLYALVQERIGEKSTGDLAIEKLQLEAAQLEVEAATTALQKLAELSRELLNKASLSVEADYNSSLLLGDSPGTAANVASSGECLAEVYTELARLSALTEQLVKEAGLLCPQ
- the LOC104218431 gene encoding protein KINASE OF THE OUTER CHLOROPLAST MEMBRANE 1, which produces MAGKAVVKQPISAFDFEIVEGVSDNLTTVVASSSQSSPWIDPATIKLRHRIGRGLFGDVWLATRHQTTADYDEYHEVAVKMLHPMKEENINVVLDRLGNLFTQCQELKHICWLQGLSVINGKLCIVMKFYEGSVGDKMARAKEGKLSLRDVIRYGTDLARGIMELHSKEILILNLKPYNFLLNENDHAILGDIGIPYLLLGVPLLSSDMSTRLGTPNYMAPEQWQPEVRGPISFETDSWGFGCSIVEMLTGSQPWSGKSVDEIFKSIVKRQEKPHIPGGLPPAVESVIVGCFEYDFRNRPLMGDILHAFLSSQEAAYGDEGWRDPGSRVNLDKLSGSGYSKWLVLKDQLQIGDTVRSRKPPNSCKPENMEVPGGTIVGMERDTERNGFVLVRVHGIHDPLRVHGSTLERVTFGLAAGDWVRLKANGKKHSSVGILHSIDRDGSVAVAFIGLETFWKGNCSELQMAEAYCAGQFVRLKPDIFSPRFEWPRKRGGDWATGRICQVLPNGCLLVNFPGMLVFGDENSSFLADPAEVEIVSFNACPGIVKKYQHLEDFHWAVRPLLIALGLFTAMKLGLFVGKKVRRSKVKTGRNPVIPFEGQQGDAQNASNAAWLPPKVANIIFREGASVTTTSR